A stretch of Capricornis sumatraensis isolate serow.1 chromosome 10, serow.2, whole genome shotgun sequence DNA encodes these proteins:
- the SIRT1 gene encoding NAD-dependent protein deacetylase sirtuin-1 isoform X2 produces the protein MCLCSGRKTVLEIYPGQFQPSLCHKFIALSDKEGKLLRNYTQNIDTLEQVAGIQKIIQCHGSFATASCLICKYKVDCEAVRGDIFNQVVPRCPRCPADEPLAIMKPEIVFFGENLPEQFHRAMKYDKDEVDLLIVIGSSLKVRPVALIPSSIPHEVPQILINREPLPHLHFDVELLGDCDVIINELCHRLGGEYAKLCCNPVKLSEITEKPPRIQKELAHLSELPPTPLNISEGSSSPERTSPPDSSVIVALLDQETKSNVNDADVSESKDHGTEKAQEVQTSTRSIGSADEQLESPDLKNAVSDSGEKNERTSVAETVRKCWPARLAKEQISKRLDDNQYLFLPPNRYIFHGAEVYSDSEDDVLSSSSCGSNSDSGTCQSPSLEEPMEDESENEEFYNGLEDDADINERAGGTVFEADGGDQEAVNEAISVKQEATCINYPSNKSI, from the exons ATGTGCCTGTGCAGTGGAAGGAAAACAGTTTTG GAAATATATCCTGGACAATTCCAGCCATCTCTTTGTCACAAATTCATAGCCTTGTCCGATAAGGAAGGAAAACTACTTCGCAACTATACTCAGAACATAGatacactggagcaggttgcagGAATCCAAAAGATAATTCAGTGCCATG GTTCCTTTGCAACAGCATCTTGCCTGATTTGTAAATATAAAGTTGACTGTGAAGCTGTACGAGGAGATATTTTTAATCAG GTGGTTCCTCGATGTCCTAGATGCCCAGCTGATGAACCGCTTGCTATCATGAAACCAGAGATTGTCTTTTTTGGTGAAAATTTACCAGAACAGTTTCATAGAGCCATGAAGTATGACAAAGATGAAGTTGATCTTCTCATTGTTATCGGATCTTCCCTGAAAGTAAGACCAGTAGCACTAATTCCAA GTTCCATACCCCATGAAGTGCCTCAGATATTGATTAATAGGGAACCTTTGCCTCATCTGCATTTTGATGTAGAGCTTCTTGGAGACTGTGACGTAATTATTAATGAACTGTGTCATAGGTTAGGTGGCGAATATGCCAAACTTTGCTGTAACCCTGTGAAGCTTTCAGAAATTACTGAAAAACCTCCTCGAATACAAAAAGAGTTGGCACATTTGTCAGAATTGCCACCCACACCCCTCAATATTTCAGAAGGCTCAAGTTCACCAGAAAGAACTTCACCACCAGATTCTTCAGTGATTGTCGCTCTTTTAGACCAAGAAACAAAGAGTAATGTCAATGATGCTGATGTGTCTGAATCAAAAGACCATGGCACAGAAAAAGCACAGGAGGTGCAGACTTCTACTAGAAGCATTGGGAGTGCTGACGAACAGTTGGAGAGTCCAGATTTGAAGAATGCTGTCTCCGATTCtggggagaaaaatgaaagaacttCAGTTGCTGAAACAGTGAGAAAATGCTGGCCAGCCAGACTTGCAAAGGAGCAGATTAGTAAACGCCTTGATG ATAATCAGTATCTGTTTTTACCACCAAACCGTTACATTTTCCATGGCGCTGAGGTATATTCCGACTCTGAAGATGATGTCTTATCCTCTAGTTCTTGCGGCAGTAACAGTGATAGTGGAACATGCCAGAGTCCAAGTTTAGAAGAACCCATGGAGGATGAAAGTGAGAATGAAGAATTTTACAATGGTTTGGAAGATGATGCTGATATTAATGAGAGAGCCGGAGGAACTGTATTTGAAGCTGATGGAGGTGATCAAGAGGCAGTTAATGAAGCTATATCCGTGAAACAGGAAGCAACATGCATTAACTATCCATCAAACAAATCAATATAG